One window of Quercus robur chromosome 12, dhQueRobu3.1, whole genome shotgun sequence genomic DNA carries:
- the LOC126709013 gene encoding uncharacterized protein LOC126709013, whose product MKLLNCVSLMRQLFHILTITLLSLLLPISFLLLARFSSAYYLLSLNSFPLLQSSSFLFSFILYTNPSVLYLLVSIVSIATLIHGLTGKITFLSEFPGPALRPRLYIGWIFLCTLQVCVGLGIEGSIAAGIDGSSFGLEKSLLSKTIFFLGLHETMLHWCRVVVKPVVDDTVFGVGREERWVEKVAMAVSFGTLWWWKLRDEVESMVVVAEVKRELSMGIGVAEFVGWWLYYLTVTVGMVRIVKGIMWLVMLWLCRKVRENSAESCGAEDKV is encoded by the coding sequence ATGAAGCTCTTGAATTGTGTCTCTCTTATGAGACAACTTTTCCATATCCTCACAATCACCCTTCTCAGCCTTTTGCTCCCAATCTCATTTCTCCTCCTTGCTAGGTTCTCTAGTGCCTACTATCTCCTAAGCCTGAACTCTTTTCCTTTATTACAAtcctcttcttttctcttctctttcatcCTATATACCAACCCAAGTGTTCTCTATCTTCTTGTTTCAATTGTAAGCATAGCCACTCTAATTCACGGCTTAACAGGTAAGATTACCTTTCTAAGTGAGTTTCCAGGCCCTGCTTTACGTCCCCGTTTGTATATTGGATGGATTTTTCTTTGTACATTACAAGTCTGCGTTGGTTTGGGGATCGAAGGAAGCATAGCCGCAGGAATTGATGGCTCAAGTTTTGGTTTGGAGAAAAGTTTATTGagcaaaacaatttttttcctcGGCTTGCATGAAACAATGCTTCATTGGTGTAGAGTGGTGGTGAAGCCAGTGGTGGATGACACGGTTTTTGGGGTTGGTAGAGAGGAAAGATGGGTTGAAAAGGTGGCTATGGCAGTTAGCTTTGGTACTTTATGGTGGTGGAAGTTGAGAGATGAGGTTGAGTCTATGGTGGTTGTGGCTGAGGTTAAAAGAGAGCTCTCAATGGGTATTGGGGTGGCTGAATTTGTTGGTTGGTGGTTGTATTACCTGACTGTAACAGTTGGGATGGTCAGGATTGTGAAAGGTATTATGTGGCTTGTCATGCTTTGGCTCTGTAGGAAGGTAAGAGAGAACTCAGCTGAGTCTTGTGGGGCCGAAGACAAGGTCTGA